CCTGCGGGCGAAGGTCCTGCCGCGCTCGGTCCTCAAGCCGAGGCCGCCGGTCGACGGCGACCCGATCGGCTGACCCCCGACCGACTGAGCCCCGACCGGCCGACCTCGGCCGACCGGCAGGTACGGGAAGCCGCACGGCCCGCCCCCTGGTGCTGCGGGGGCGGGCCGTGTGCGTGTTCTGTCGGGCTGTCGCGCGGACTACTCGTCCTCGAAACGGCGACGGAAACGTTCTTCCATCTTCTGAGAGAACGAGCTGCGGCTGGACCGGCTTCCCTCTTGACTGGGTTCCTCGGCACCCTGGTCACCACGACGCAGTGTCGTCACGGTGAGCAGCACGCCGAAGAACATCAACAGGAAGCCGACCACGCTCACCACCGGGATACCAGCGAGCTTCGGCAACATCACACCCGTCACCAGCAGAGCCACACCCACGGCGAACAGCGCGATGCCCTGGATACGACGCCGTCGGGACGGCTTGCGCAGCTTGGCGCCACGCACGGTGGATGCGAACTTCGGGTCCTCGGCGTAGAGCGCGCGCTCGATCTGGTCGAGCAGTCGCTGCTCGTGCTCGGAGAGTGGCATGGCTCCTCCTCCGGCACAGCGGTCGCGGGCGCCGGGTAATCACGGTTGCCGCCGGTCCCGGCGGACGCCCCACCCTGGGGGCGTCACAACCAGGATACGATTCGGGAGGCTCTCCGACTACCCAGTCCGTGCCCCTAAGCGGTTCGTTCGGTCACCATCATCCTCACGGGTCAACGGTCAGACCTTCGTGAGGTCCCGGATGACCGGCCCTTGGTCGACTGTCAAGCCCTCCCGTGCACTTTCCCGACCGATTCGATCACGTGCCATGACAGCCCGTGATCAGCCGACTACCCGCGCTCCGAAGGTGTCGGCCCGGCCGGCGACCGCGCCACGACCACACGGACGTCACCCTTCCGGTCGGCGGCCCGGGCGGCCGCGGCGAGCAGCGCCCGCGCGGCTTCGGCCGGAGCCTGGCGCAGGCGGGCCGGTGGGGTGTGGACCACGACAGCGCCGGCCGCGGCCAGGGCGGGCGAGTGGGCGGTCGCGGTGGTGAACTGCCAGGCGAGCGCCAGCTCCTCCCACCAGGCGTCGGCGGCGCCCAGCGACCCGCCCGCCGCGGAGCGCAGGCGCACGCCCCACCTCGGCGGCGGCAGGGGCAGGCCGGCCACCAGGGATCTCGCCCACGCCTGGGGCGCCGAGCGGACGCCCTCCGCCAGCTCGGCCAGGACCCGCTTGGCCGGCGCGGACGCCCGGGACAGGTGGGGCCGCAGGTCGTCGACCGCGACACCGCCCCGGCGCAGCGCCTCGGTGAGCACCGCCCGGATGTCGTCGCGCGTCTCCAGGGTCCTGGCCGCGTCGGCCGCCGCCCTCGCCAGCGGCGCGGTGAGGAAGCCCCTGCGCAGGACCGGGTCCGGTGGGTGGCGGGTCCTCGTGGCGCGGACCCTGGTGCTCGGGTCCACCGGGCGGGTCACCAGGACGTGGACCGGGCCGTGGGCCGGCAGGGCGCGCATGCCGTGCAGCTGGAGCGCGTCGAGGCCGGTGACGATGCTGCCGGTGCCGCAGTGGCGCAGCGCCGCCTGGACGAGCTGCGGTCGCGTCGGGGGCCGGTCGGACAGGAGCAGGACGCCCGGCAGGACGTGCTGCCACCCGCCCCGCGGGCGGCAGCGGCGGGACAGCTCCTCGCTGCCCAGGCCGAGCGACAGCAGGTCGGCGGCGGTCGCCACCCCGTGCGGGAAGAGGGCGGCCAGGGCGTCGACGGCGATGGTGGTGCGGGTCGTGGTGTGCATGGGTCCACGATCGCCCTGGGCGGCGGCTCGGTCGAGGACGTGATCGCGAACTGTGGACAACTCCAGCGCCTGTGGACAACCCGCGGCGGCCGATCGCGGAGATCCGCTGCGGCCGACCGCGAAGATGAGGCATTCCGCGGGCCCGACCGCCCGCGGAATGCCTCGGAAGACGATGGCTGCCCCTCGTCAGCCACCGCGTGGTCTCTAGAGCCGGACGAGGTCCTCGCGGATCTCCACGTCGAGCTCCTTGCGCACCGAGCGGACCTCGCGCCAGGCGTCGTGCACCGCGACCAGTGCGCCGGCGAGCACCAGCGCGACCGCGAGGGCGACCACGCCGACGCCGTCGAACCGGACCACGATCACGACGGCCGCCCAGAGCTGGAGGACGGTGAACACGAGCGTGCAGGCGAGCCGTTCGGTGAACCGGCGGCGGGACTTGGCGGGCTCCTCGTTGTGGTTCATGCTTCCCCCTCCGACCATGACTGACAGGTCATTTCTAGGGGGTTCCGGAGTGGGTCACCGCGTCAGATGACGCACAACGGGAAGTCAGTTGGTGAAGTCGTAGAGCCGGCTCACCCGGTGGATCTCGATCTTCCGCCGGCCCGTGCTGATGATGCCCTCCTCGCGCAGCGCGCGCAGCACCCGCACGAGGGATTCGCGCGACGTGCCCGCGATGCCCGCCAACTCCTCCTGGCTGAGCGCGACGGCGCCCTGGTCGGCGATGCCGCGCTGGAGGGCGACGTCGATCAGCACCGCCGCCACGCGCTGCGTCGCCGTGCCGCTGATCTGCACGCGCTGCCGGTCGGTGTCCCGCTGCCGGGCGACGACGACGGTCAGCACGGCCCACGCGATGCGCGGGTACCGCTGGCACAGCGACGCGAAGGCCGACGCGGACAGCACCAGCGCCCGCACCGCGCCCAGCGCCTGCACGGTCGCGGAGCGCGGCAGCCCGTCGACCGCCGAGCGCTCGCCCACGATGTCGCCCGCGCCGCGCACGGCCAGCACCTTCTCGGTGCCGCCCGACGTCGTCGCGGTGACCCTCAGCAGGCCGCGCCGGACCACGATCACGTGCCCCGTGACCTCGCCCTCGCGGCAGACCACGGAGCCGGCGGCGTAGTCGCGCTCGGTGCCCGTAGTGCCGAGCACCCCGTGCTCGGACTCGGTGAGGAGACCCCAGAACCGGTCCACGGCACCAGCGTGCCCGGTGATCGTCCCGGCGGCCGCGATCGCGGGCCCGAACCACCCGAACGGCCCGCGGCGTCAGCGTTCCGGACGCGGGACGGCGGTGCCGGAGCGGGTCGGTCCCTGGTCCAGCAGCGACGCCGGGCGCACCGCGGCCCGCCCGAACTTCGACCGCGCCTGGTCCGCCGCCTGCTCCGCCTCGCGCCACCCCCGCTCCGGGGCGTCGAACATCAGCTGCTCGCCGTCGTCGCCCTCGACGAGCTGCTCGACCCGCACGCCGATCAACCGCACGGCGCCCGGCGGCACCTGCTCGTCCAGCAGCGTCGAGGCGGTCCTGTAGACCTCGTGCGTGACGTCCGTGGCCACGCGCAGCGTCTTCGACCGGGTGATCGTGGTGAAGTCGGCGAACCGCACCTTGATCGACACCGTCCGGCCGCGCAGCCCGCGCGAGCGCAGCGTCGCCGCCGACCGCTCGGACAGCCGCAGCAGCTCGCGGCGCAGCAGCTCGCGGTCGAAGTGGTCGACCTCGAACGTCTCCTCGGCGCCGATCGACTTCTCCCGCGTCGACGGCACGACGGGCCGGTCGTCGTGGCCCCGGGCGAGGGCGTGCAGGTGCTCGGCCAGCGCCACGCCCACCACCCGGCGCAGCCTCGGCAGCGGTGTCGCCGCCACGTCCGCGACGGTCGCCAGCCCGACCCGGTCGAGCTGCTCGGCGGTCCGCTCGCCGACGCCCCAGAGGGCCGACACCGGCAGCGGGTGCAGGAACGACAGCACCTCGTCGCGCGGGACCACCATCAGCCCGTCCGGCTTGCACATCCCGGACGCGAGCTTGGCGAGGAACTTCGTCGGCGCCACGCCCACCGAGCAGGTCACGCCGAACGCCTCCTCGACCTGCGCCCGGATGAGCTGCCCGATCGCCGCCGGGGTGGCCCGCATCCGCTTGAGCGCGCCGCTGACGTCGAGGAACGCCTCGTCCAGGCTCAACGGCTCGACCAGCGGCGTGACGTCGCGGAAGATCGCCATCACCCCGCGGGAGACCTCCTGGTAGCGGGCGAAGTCGGGTGGGATGAACACCGCGTGCGGCGCGAGCCTGCGGGCGTGCGCGGTGGGCATGGCGGAGCGCACGCCGAACTCCCGCGCGAGGTAGTTGGCCGACGCGACCACGCCGCGGTTCGCCGTCCCGCCCACGACCACCGGCCGGTCGGCCAGCTCGGGGCGGTGCCGGATCTCGACCGAGGCGTAGAAGGCGTCCATGTCGACGTGCAGCATCGGGCAGCCGGTGTCGTCCGGCCACGCGTCGCCGCGCGCGCGGAAGCGGTCCACCCGACCGCGCGGCAGGTTGGCGCTGCGGCCCACGGAACCCCTCCCCCGAACACCCGTTCGACAGACTACGCCACTCCGGCGGCGCGGGGGCGCTTCAGGACTGCCCCAGGACTTTCCTTAACCGCGCCAACGCGCGGTGCTGCGCCACCCGGACCGCCCCCGCCGTCGAGCCGACCACCACCGCGGTCTCCTCCGCGGACATGCCCATGACGACGCGCAGGACCAGGATCTCGCGCTGCCGCTCGGGCAGCACTTCCAGCAGCTGCCCCATCTTGGAGGACAGCTCGCCCTCCAGCGCCCGCTGCTCCGGCCCCGCCTCCCTGCCCGCGCCGTCGGGCAGCTCGGGCACCGACTCCGCCCGGTTGCGCGCCGACGCCCGGTGCGCGTCCGCGACCTTGTGCGACGCGATGCCGTACACGAACGCCAGGAACGGCCTGCCCTGGTCGCGGTACGACGGCAGCGCCTTGAGCACCGCCAGGCACACCTCCTGCGCCACGTCGTCCGCCGACGCCTGCGACCGCTCCCCGCGACCGACCCGCGCCCGGCAGTACCTCACGACGAGGGGCCGGATGAGCTTCAGCAGCTCCTCCACCGCCCGCTGGTCGCCCCGGACGGCGGGCTCGACCAGCGCGTCCGCCCCTCCCGGCACCGGCGTCGAACCACCCACCGGCCGCACCGACGACATGGGGGCCGCCGGCTCGCCCTCGTGCTGCGCGGACATCACCGGCCTCCCCCCGAGGACGTGCGGCGAACCGCGACGTCCCGGCACCACTCCGAACCCGACCACTGCTGCTGCTTCCATCCCGAGCTCCTCGGAGTCCGCGCGCTGGACCACCCCTTGGGGCACATGCGAACGCGACGTCGATCCCTCACGTGGATGACGCAACTCACGCGAAGTTGGTCTGAATGGCCGCGTTTGAAAGGCGATCGGATGAATGTACTACAGCTATTGGTCGCTCTGAGTAATTGTCAGCCAGGCGTGTCGCCGGACCTCGCGACGCAGCCGGGCGCCGCGCACACGCTCTCGCGGGTCCTCCGGGTCCTCCGGGTCCGGGGTGGTCTCCCGGTCAGGCGGACTTCCGGCCCAGCACGTGCAAGCGCGCGGCCACGTCGCGCAGCGGCGGGCGGGTGGACGCGGCCAGCTCCAGCTCCGCCAGCGCCTCCGCCGCGCCGGGGTTGGCGTCCAGCACCGAGCCCGGGACCAGGTCGGACACCACGCCGTGGCCCTGGAGCAGCTCCACCTCCAGGCCCGAGGCGAGCACCAGCGCCTCCAGCCCGGCCACGTCGAACCGGCGCAGCAGCGGGTCGCGCGCGCCGACGAGCTGCCCCGCCTCGTCGTCCAGCAACCGCCGTGCGTCCACCAGCCGGCCCGCGATGGCCCGGTGCAGCACGGCCGCGAACCGGTTCGCCACCAGCACGGACACCGCGCCGCCGGGCACCGCGGCCCCGGCCAGCGCGGCCAGGGCGGCGCTCGCGTCGTCCACGACCTCCAGCACGCCGTGCCCGAGCACGAGATCGGCACCGCCGTGGGGCTCCAGCGCGTCCGTGTCGCCTTGGACGGCCGTGACCCGGTCCAGCACGCCCACCTCGGCCGCGCGGCGGTGCAGCGTGGCCAGGGCGTCCGGGCTGGGGTCGACGACGGTCACCGAGCAGCCGGCCAGGGCGAGTGGCACGGCCCACACGCCGCTGCCCCCGCCCACGTCGAGCACCCTGGGCGGTTCCCCGCCCCGGCGGTCGCGCGCGGCGGCCAGTTCGGCGTCGAGCACCCTGTGTACGGCGTCCGGTCGCATGGCACCAGAGCCTAGGGGCCGTAGGCTGACGACGTGCATACGGTGGCGGTGCTCAGCCTCAAGGGTGGCGTGGGCAAGACGACGGTCGCGCTCGGTCTCGCGTCCGCCGCGCTGCGGCGCGGTGTTCGCACGCTGGTCATCGACCTCGATCCGCAGTGCAACGCCACCTCGACCCTGGAGCCCGAGGACACCGGCACGAGCATCTTCGACGTGCTCCAGGAGCCGACCGCCGAGAACCTGCGCGACGCCGTCGCACCCAGCGGCTGGGGTGACGGCGTGGACGTCCTCGCCGGCTCCGAGGACGCCGAGTCGCTCAACCACCCCGACCCCGGCGAGACCCGGCTGGGCAAGCTGCGCGAGGCGCTGGCGCTGCTCAAGGAGGACGACGAGCCGTACCAGCTGGTGCTGCTGGACTGCCCGCCGTCGTTGGGCCAGCTGACCCGGTCGGCGCTGGTGGCGGCGGACCGCGCGCTGCTGGTGACCGAGCCCACCATGTTCGCGGTGGCGGGCGTGCAGCGGGCGTTCGAGGCGGTGCAGGCCGAGCGGGCGCACAACCCGGAGCTCCAGCCGCTGGGCGTGGTGGTCAACCGGGTCCGGCCGCGCTCGCACGAGCACCAGTTCCGCA
This region of Saccharothrix longispora genomic DNA includes:
- a CDS encoding DUF3040 domain-containing protein yields the protein MPLSEHEQRLLDQIERALYAEDPKFASTVRGAKLRKPSRRRRIQGIALFAVGVALLVTGVMLPKLAGIPVVSVVGFLLMFFGVLLTVTTLRRGDQGAEEPSQEGSRSSRSSFSQKMEERFRRRFEDE
- a CDS encoding Crp/Fnr family transcriptional regulator, whose protein sequence is MDRFWGLLTESEHGVLGTTGTERDYAAGSVVCREGEVTGHVIVVRRGLLRVTATTSGGTEKVLAVRGAGDIVGERSAVDGLPRSATVQALGAVRALVLSASAFASLCQRYPRIAWAVLTVVVARQRDTDRQRVQISGTATQRVAAVLIDVALQRGIADQGAVALSQEELAGIAGTSRESLVRVLRALREEGIISTGRRKIEIHRVSRLYDFTN
- a CDS encoding DNA polymerase IV, which translates into the protein MGRSANLPRGRVDRFRARGDAWPDDTGCPMLHVDMDAFYASVEIRHRPELADRPVVVGGTANRGVVASANYLAREFGVRSAMPTAHARRLAPHAVFIPPDFARYQEVSRGVMAIFRDVTPLVEPLSLDEAFLDVSGALKRMRATPAAIGQLIRAQVEEAFGVTCSVGVAPTKFLAKLASGMCKPDGLMVVPRDEVLSFLHPLPVSALWGVGERTAEQLDRVGLATVADVAATPLPRLRRVVGVALAEHLHALARGHDDRPVVPSTREKSIGAEETFEVDHFDRELLRRELLRLSERSAATLRSRGLRGRTVSIKVRFADFTTITRSKTLRVATDVTHEVYRTASTLLDEQVPPGAVRLIGVRVEQLVEGDDGEQLMFDAPERGWREAEQAADQARSKFGRAAVRPASLLDQGPTRSGTAVPRPER
- a CDS encoding sigma-70 family RNA polymerase sigma factor gives rise to the protein MSSVRPVGGSTPVPGGADALVEPAVRGDQRAVEELLKLIRPLVVRYCRARVGRGERSQASADDVAQEVCLAVLKALPSYRDQGRPFLAFVYGIASHKVADAHRASARNRAESVPELPDGAGREAGPEQRALEGELSSKMGQLLEVLPERQREILVLRVVMGMSAEETAVVVGSTAGAVRVAQHRALARLRKVLGQS
- a CDS encoding class I SAM-dependent methyltransferase translates to MRPDAVHRVLDAELAAARDRRGGEPPRVLDVGGGSGVWAVPLALAGCSVTVVDPSPDALATLHRRAAEVGVLDRVTAVQGDTDALEPHGGADLVLGHGVLEVVDDASAALAALAGAAVPGGAVSVLVANRFAAVLHRAIAGRLVDARRLLDDEAGQLVGARDPLLRRFDVAGLEALVLASGLEVELLQGHGVVSDLVPGSVLDANPGAAEALAELELAASTRPPLRDVAARLHVLGRKSA
- a CDS encoding ParA family protein, with amino-acid sequence MHTVAVLSLKGGVGKTTVALGLASAALRRGVRTLVIDLDPQCNATSTLEPEDTGTSIFDVLQEPTAENLRDAVAPSGWGDGVDVLAGSEDAESLNHPDPGETRLGKLREALALLKEDDEPYQLVLLDCPPSLGQLTRSALVAADRALLVTEPTMFAVAGVQRAFEAVQAERAHNPELQPLGVVVNRVRPRSHEHQFRIEELRDIFGPLVMPVALPDRLAVQQAQGACMPIHEWGTPGAREVALAFNLVLARILRMSRSRRRISHQDFDDDEISEAVDSGARG